In a single window of the Sediminicoccus sp. KRV36 genome:
- a CDS encoding aminotransferase class III-fold pyridoxal phosphate-dependent enzyme, producing MPPLDHPAAAPRNTDMETALAEARAAYVAARPKSAAAYARAREVMPGGNTRSTLHYTPFPTAMERGEGCFLQDIDGHAYLDLCGEYTAGLFGHSEARIIRAIEGAIGRGLNLAAAGERETVLAGILCARFPSIELVRFTNSGTEANLMALSATRAFTGRTRVLAMHGGYHGGMLTFVSGANAVNAPFPVTLAPYNDVATTRALIRAQRDELACILLEPMMGSGGCIPATREFLEMLRAEATEHGIVLTFDEVMTSRHSAGGLQKLHGITPDLTTLGKYVAGGMSFGAFGGRADIMSVYDPAHPKALPHGGTFNNNVLSMAAGVVAMGEIFDDAAAEALRARGDALREALNAVCQRHRAQMQFTGIGSMIQPHFRKGEVLRPYVQSPAEEALRELFFLDLMAAGIYIARRGMVALSLPVGDAECARYVAAVEAFCATRRPLLTAA from the coding sequence CACCCCGCCGCCGCACCGCGCAACACGGATATGGAGACGGCCCTGGCGGAGGCGCGGGCCGCCTATGTCGCTGCCAGGCCGAAAAGTGCTGCCGCCTATGCCCGCGCGCGGGAAGTCATGCCCGGCGGCAACACGCGCTCCACGCTGCACTACACGCCCTTCCCGACGGCGATGGAGCGCGGCGAGGGCTGTTTCCTGCAAGATATTGACGGGCACGCTTACCTCGACCTCTGTGGCGAATACACCGCCGGACTGTTCGGCCATTCCGAGGCGCGGATCATTCGCGCGATCGAGGGCGCCATTGGCCGCGGCCTCAACCTGGCCGCGGCAGGGGAGCGGGAGACGGTGCTCGCCGGCATTCTCTGCGCGCGCTTCCCTTCGATCGAGTTGGTGCGCTTTACCAATAGCGGGACGGAAGCCAATCTGATGGCGTTGTCTGCCACGCGCGCCTTCACCGGGCGCACGCGGGTGCTGGCGATGCATGGCGGCTACCATGGCGGCATGCTCACCTTCGTGAGTGGCGCGAACGCCGTGAACGCCCCCTTTCCGGTGACGCTGGCGCCATACAACGATGTGGCAACGACGCGGGCACTGATCCGCGCGCAGCGCGATGAACTCGCCTGCATCTTGCTGGAGCCGATGATGGGAAGCGGCGGCTGCATCCCCGCCACGCGCGAATTCCTGGAGATGCTGCGCGCGGAAGCCACCGAGCACGGCATCGTGCTGACCTTTGACGAGGTGATGACCAGCCGCCACAGCGCCGGCGGCCTGCAGAAGCTGCACGGCATCACGCCGGACCTCACGACGCTCGGCAAATATGTGGCGGGCGGCATGTCCTTCGGTGCCTTTGGCGGGCGGGCGGATATCATGTCCGTCTATGACCCGGCACATCCCAAGGCGCTGCCGCATGGCGGCACCTTCAACAATAACGTGCTCTCCATGGCGGCCGGCGTGGTGGCGATGGGCGAGATTTTCGACGATGCGGCGGCCGAGGCGCTGCGCGCGCGCGGCGATGCGCTGCGAGAGGCGCTGAACGCCGTCTGCCAGCGGCATCGCGCACAGATGCAGTTCACCGGCATCGGCAGCATGATCCAGCCGCATTTCCGCAAGGGCGAGGTGCTGCGCCCCTATGTGCAAAGCCCGGCCGAGGAGGCCCTGCGCGAGTTGTTCTTCCTCGATCTCATGGCCGCCGGCATCTACATCGCACGGCGGGGGATGGTGGCCCTCAGCCTGCCCGTGGGTGACGCGGAATGCGCGCGCTATGTCGCGGCGGTCGAGGCATTTTGCGCCACGCGCCGGCCCCTGCTGACGGCGGCGTAA
- a CDS encoding N-acetylmuramoyl-L-alanine amidase has product MTLRLIEAPSPNTEPRPDDTAIDTLILHYTGMRTGEEAIARLRDPAAIVSAHYVVEEDGGIFRLVPEGLRARHAGISHWRGRSALNANSIGIEIVNPGHEWGYRHFPAMQMAALADLCLDILARHPIPPRNVVGHSDVSPDRKQDPGELFDWEGLAANGIGLWPRGDGPAEGDALELLGRIGYRTDLPLPILLTAFQRHWRQEEVNGLADAGTLGRLQAVAALTEA; this is encoded by the coding sequence GTGACGCTGCGACTGATCGAAGCTCCATCGCCGAATACGGAGCCGCGCCCGGACGACACGGCGATTGACACCCTCATCCTGCATTACACCGGCATGCGGACGGGTGAAGAGGCCATCGCCCGGCTGCGCGACCCCGCGGCCATCGTCTCGGCGCATTATGTGGTGGAGGAGGATGGCGGCATTTTCCGCCTGGTGCCCGAGGGTCTGCGCGCCCGCCATGCCGGCATTTCCCACTGGCGGGGCCGATCCGCCCTGAATGCCAATTCCATCGGTATCGAGATCGTCAATCCCGGACATGAATGGGGCTACCGCCACTTCCCGGCGATGCAGATGGCGGCCCTGGCCGATCTCTGCCTGGACATCCTCGCCCGGCACCCGATCCCGCCGCGCAATGTCGTGGGGCACAGCGATGTCTCGCCCGACCGCAAGCAGGACCCGGGCGAGCTCTTTGACTGGGAGGGGCTGGCGGCCAATGGCATCGGCCTCTGGCCGAGGGGCGATGGCCCGGCCGAAGGCGATGCGCTGGAGCTGCTCGGCCGCATCGGCTACCGGACTGATCTGCCGTTGCCCATCCTCCTCACCGCTTTCCAGCGCCATTGGCGGCAGGAGGAGGTGAATGGCCTGGCCGATGCAGGCACGCTTGGGCGCCTGCAAGCCGTGGCAGCCCTCACCGAGGCTTGA
- a CDS encoding TerB family tellurite resistance protein, with the protein MSFWGKIIGGVTGFVTGGPIGGLLGALAGHAADGGPRLGPNAANLASMLGSKEQLFAISVVVLSAKLAKCDGPVVRAEIDAFKRMFRIPPENMRDVAALFDEARETAQEFEPFADKLGEAFADNRAMLEDVLGALFQIARADGPLTRGEVRFLQRVQVGFGLEAREWERARDGHARPGGNAGQAPGIDAYAVLGLPANATDEEVRATWRKLMRENHPDALASRGVPKEFIDRASNKVAEINNAWDRIKRERKL; encoded by the coding sequence TTGAGTTTTTGGGGCAAGATCATCGGCGGGGTCACCGGCTTCGTGACCGGGGGGCCGATCGGCGGGCTGCTGGGCGCCTTGGCCGGGCATGCGGCGGATGGCGGCCCGCGCCTCGGCCCCAACGCCGCCAACCTCGCTTCCATGCTCGGCTCGAAGGAGCAGCTCTTCGCCATTTCGGTGGTTGTGCTCTCGGCCAAGCTCGCGAAATGCGACGGTCCGGTGGTGCGCGCCGAGATTGATGCCTTCAAGCGCATGTTCCGCATCCCGCCCGAGAACATGCGCGATGTCGCCGCACTCTTCGACGAAGCGCGCGAAACAGCCCAGGAATTCGAGCCCTTCGCCGACAAGCTGGGCGAAGCCTTCGCCGACAACCGCGCCATGCTGGAGGATGTGCTGGGCGCGCTGTTCCAGATCGCCCGGGCTGATGGTCCGCTGACCCGCGGTGAGGTCCGCTTCCTGCAGCGCGTGCAGGTCGGATTTGGCCTGGAGGCGCGTGAGTGGGAACGCGCCCGCGACGGCCACGCCCGGCCTGGCGGCAATGCGGGCCAAGCGCCCGGTATTGATGCCTATGCCGTGCTGGGCCTGCCCGCCAACGCGACCGATGAGGAAGTGCGCGCGACCTGGCGCAAGCTGATGCGCGAGAACCACCCCGATGCCCTGGCTTCACGCGGGGTGCCGAAAGAATTCATTGACCGCGCCAGCAACAAGGTGGCCGAAATCAACAACGCCTGGGACCGGATCAAGCGCGAGCGAAAACTGTGA
- a CDS encoding hydantoinase B/oxoprolinase family protein produces MSVGKWQFWIDRGGTFTDIVARHPDGALSTTKLLSENPERYKDAAVAGIRQVLGLAPGAPLPDGVVEAVKMGTTVATNALLERKGERVLLLVPVGFADMLRIGNQARPRLFDLNVKLPELLHERVAEIGGRVAVDGTEIAPLDEAAARAALRAAHADGIRAVAVVLMHAWAHPAHEIRVGQIAAEEGFTQISLSHQASPLPRIVPRGDTAVVDAYLSPILRRYVAQVADELGGPVRSSDAVGGMEGIKLYFMQSSGGLAEASSFQGKDAILSGPAGGIVGAARTAAMAGFEKIIGFDMGGTSTDVALYAGQYERAFETVVAGVRMRAPMMAINTVAAGGGSILKFDGARYRVGPESAGAVPGPACYRRGGPLTVTDANVMVGKIQPAYFPAIFGPDGDQPLDAAVVREKFSALAAEIAASTGTTPRPEDVAEGFLRIAVSNMAHAIKQVSLQRGYDVTKYALTCFGGAGGQHACLVADELGMETVFIHPFAGVLSAYGMGLADQSVIREAAIERALSPQGMAALDTKLAELEAAGRAELIRQGADAARLLATHRLHLRYAGTDAFLPVAAGGHAEVLREFTEAHRARFGFATPEREVIVEAALAEITMPGEAVEEEKLAPRNPGEAIPLLGRVTLFAQGAPHDAPVHDREALRAGDAIRGPALIREAIATTVVEPGWEARVTVLNHLVLHRIEARAAARTAETGRVDPVMLELFNSLFMSIAEQTGVVLQNTSLSVNIKERLDFSCAIFDAEGQLIANAPHVPVHLGAMGESVRTVIRSRAATLRPGDVVALNNPYNGGTHLPDVTVITPVFDQATGREILFFVGSRGHHADIGGLTPGSTPPGSATLEEEGVVIDDFLLVDGGHFREAEFRALLAGAKYPARSPDVNVADIKAQIAANEMGVQELQRAVREFGLGTVRAYMGHVMDNAEESVRRVLATLKDGQFATTTDDGTPLVVAVRVDREGRRAVIDFTGTGPERPDNFNAPTAVCRAVVLYCFRSLVGEDIPLNDGCLKPIEIIVPPASFLSPTPGRAVVAGNTEVSQMTCNALLAALDACASAQATMNNSLFGDATYQYYETICGGTGAGPGFHGVSAVQTHMTNTRMTDPEILEMRYPVRLEEFAIRRGSGGAGKWHGGDGSRRRIRFLRPMQAVVVASRRNVPPHGLHGGGNGAPGRQWVERADGSVTPIPGNAGKADLLPGDVLVVETPGGGGWGAV; encoded by the coding sequence ATGTCGGTCGGCAAGTGGCAGTTCTGGATTGATCGCGGCGGCACCTTCACCGATATCGTGGCGCGCCACCCCGATGGCGCGCTTTCCACCACCAAGCTGCTTTCCGAAAATCCTGAACGCTACAAGGACGCCGCCGTTGCGGGCATTCGCCAGGTGCTGGGCCTCGCCCCGGGCGCCCCGCTGCCCGACGGCGTGGTCGAAGCGGTGAAGATGGGCACCACGGTCGCCACCAACGCCCTGCTGGAGCGCAAGGGCGAGCGGGTGCTGCTGCTGGTGCCGGTGGGCTTCGCCGACATGCTGCGCATCGGCAACCAGGCCCGGCCACGGCTGTTCGACCTCAACGTGAAGCTGCCGGAATTGCTGCATGAGCGCGTCGCGGAAATCGGCGGGCGCGTGGCGGTGGATGGAACCGAGATCGCGCCGCTGGACGAGGCCGCGGCGCGGGCCGCTCTGCGGGCGGCCCATGCGGATGGCATTCGCGCCGTGGCGGTGGTGCTGATGCATGCCTGGGCGCATCCGGCGCATGAAATCCGCGTGGGGCAGATCGCCGCCGAGGAGGGCTTCACCCAGATCAGCCTCTCGCACCAGGCGAGCCCCTTGCCGCGCATCGTCCCGCGTGGCGATACGGCGGTGGTGGATGCCTATCTCTCGCCCATCCTGCGGCGCTACGTGGCGCAGGTGGCGGATGAGCTGGGTGGGCCCGTCCGGTCCTCCGATGCGGTGGGCGGGATGGAGGGCATCAAGCTGTACTTCATGCAGTCATCGGGCGGCCTGGCCGAAGCGTCCTCCTTCCAGGGCAAGGATGCCATTCTTTCCGGCCCGGCCGGCGGCATCGTGGGCGCCGCGCGCACCGCCGCCATGGCGGGGTTCGAGAAGATCATCGGCTTCGACATGGGCGGCACCTCCACCGATGTGGCGCTTTATGCCGGCCAGTATGAACGCGCCTTCGAGACGGTGGTGGCCGGTGTGCGGATGCGCGCGCCGATGATGGCGATCAACACGGTGGCGGCCGGCGGTGGTTCGATCCTGAAGTTCGACGGTGCCCGCTATCGCGTCGGGCCCGAGAGTGCCGGCGCGGTGCCCGGCCCCGCCTGCTACCGGCGCGGCGGCCCGCTGACGGTGACGGACGCCAATGTCATGGTCGGCAAGATCCAGCCCGCCTATTTCCCGGCCATCTTCGGCCCCGATGGCGACCAGCCGCTGGATGCGGCCGTGGTGCGTGAGAAATTCTCGGCCCTCGCCGCCGAGATCGCGGCCAGTACCGGCACGACGCCGCGGCCCGAGGATGTGGCCGAGGGTTTTCTGCGCATCGCCGTCTCCAACATGGCGCATGCCATCAAGCAGGTCTCGCTCCAGCGTGGCTATGATGTCACGAAATACGCGCTCACTTGCTTCGGCGGTGCGGGTGGGCAGCATGCCTGCCTTGTCGCCGATGAACTGGGCATGGAGACGGTGTTCATCCATCCCTTCGCTGGCGTGCTGAGCGCCTATGGCATGGGGCTGGCGGATCAATCCGTGATCCGCGAGGCGGCGATCGAGCGCGCGCTCTCGCCCCAGGGCATGGCGGCGCTGGACACCAAGCTCGCCGAACTCGAAGCCGCCGGCCGTGCGGAATTGATCCGCCAGGGCGCCGATGCGGCGCGGCTGCTGGCCACCCACCGGCTGCATCTGCGCTATGCCGGGACGGATGCCTTTCTGCCCGTGGCCGCCGGTGGCCATGCCGAGGTGCTGCGTGAATTCACCGAAGCCCATCGCGCCCGCTTCGGCTTCGCGACCCCGGAGCGGGAAGTCATCGTCGAGGCCGCGCTCGCTGAAATCACCATGCCGGGCGAAGCGGTCGAGGAAGAAAAGCTGGCGCCGCGCAACCCGGGCGAGGCGATCCCGCTGCTCGGCCGGGTGACGCTTTTTGCCCAGGGCGCCCCGCATGACGCCCCGGTGCATGACCGCGAGGCGTTGCGTGCCGGCGATGCCATTCGCGGCCCGGCGCTGATCCGCGAAGCGATCGCGACCACGGTGGTCGAGCCCGGCTGGGAAGCGCGTGTCACCGTGCTGAACCATCTGGTGCTGCACCGCATCGAGGCGCGTGCCGCGGCCCGCACGGCCGAGACCGGCCGGGTGGACCCGGTGATGCTGGAGCTGTTCAACAGCCTCTTCATGTCCATCGCCGAACAGACCGGCGTGGTGCTGCAGAACACCTCGCTCAGCGTGAACATCAAGGAGCGGCTGGATTTCTCCTGCGCGATCTTTGACGCCGAGGGTCAGCTCATCGCCAATGCGCCGCATGTGCCGGTGCATCTGGGGGCGATGGGCGAGAGCGTGCGCACCGTCATCCGCTCGCGCGCGGCGACCCTTCGGCCTGGCGATGTGGTGGCGCTGAACAACCCCTATAATGGCGGCACGCATCTGCCGGATGTGACCGTCATTACGCCCGTCTTCGACCAGGCGACGGGGCGCGAAATCCTGTTCTTCGTGGGCAGCCGCGGCCATCACGCCGATATCGGGGGCCTCACACCCGGCTCCACGCCGCCAGGCTCCGCCACGCTGGAGGAGGAGGGCGTCGTGATTGACGACTTCCTGCTGGTGGATGGCGGCCATTTCCGCGAGGCGGAATTCCGCGCGCTGCTCGCCGGGGCGAAGTATCCCGCCCGCAGCCCGGATGTGAATGTCGCCGACATTAAGGCGCAGATCGCCGCCAATGAGATGGGCGTGCAGGAGCTGCAACGCGCCGTGCGCGAATTCGGCCTGGGCACGGTGCGCGCCTATATGGGCCATGTGATGGACAATGCGGAGGAAAGCGTGCGCCGCGTGCTCGCCACGCTGAAGGATGGCCAATTCGCAACGACGACGGATGACGGCACGCCGCTCGTCGTGGCGGTGCGGGTGGATCGCGAAGGGCGCCGCGCGGTGATTGATTTCACCGGCACCGGCCCGGAGCGCCCGGACAACTTCAACGCCCCAACGGCCGTCTGCCGGGCCGTGGTGCTCTATTGTTTCCGCTCCCTGGTGGGAGAGGATATCCCGCTGAATGATGGCTGCCTGAAGCCGATCGAAATCATCGTTCCGCCGGCCAGCTTCCTGAGCCCCACGCCCGGCCGCGCGGTGGTCGCCGGCAATACCGAGGTCAGCCAGATGACCTGCAACGCGCTGCTGGCCGCGCTGGATGCCTGCGCCAGTGCCCAGGCAACCATGAACAACAGCCTGTTTGGCGATGCCACCTACCAGTATTACGAGACCATCTGCGGCGGCACCGGCGCCGGCCCCGGCTTTCATGGCGTGAGTGCCGTGCAGACCCACATGACCAACACCCGCATGACGGACCCGGAAATCCTGGAGATGCGCTACCCGGTGCGGCTGGAGGAATTCGCCATCCGGCGTGGCTCGGGCGGTGCGGGGAAGTGGCATGGCGGCGATGGCTCACGCCGGCGCATCCGCTTCCTGCGGCCGATGCAGGCCGTGGTCGTCGCCTCGCGCCGCAACGTCCCCCCGCATGGGCTGCATGGCGGCGGGAATGGCGCGCCGGGCCGGCAATGGGTGGAGCGCGCCGATGGCAGCGTGACGCCCATCCCCGGCAATGCGGGCAAGGCTGACCTCCTCCCCGGCGATGTGCTGGTGGTCGAGACGCCGGGCGGCGGCGGCTGGGGAGCCGTGTGA
- a CDS encoding AsmA family protein produces MRRVLLFALLAGLLLLAGGSAYVLPRWLDWERHRDALAEIASERLGRPVVLEGRVGLVLLPQPRLEASRIAIGQAADEIQMSARGLRLRLDLWALLLGRIEVRELALVGAEINLPWPPTALPGLAPPPWLTALDARLEESRIQIGGAVIEGVNARLMAGSLGEALTAEGSLAWRGRPMRFQAVLGRAGDAGVAPLDVTATAAGATLRARGVLLTEGGFAGRLEASGPDLAALVPAPAGAFRATANLAAGAELMVANQLELTLGSDAVRGGALLRLVPEPRFELTLTAPSLDLEPWLAAMRGAGAQAVPVALDLSAEAAQFGPLRMTQLRAAATLQNERLTLARVSAVMPGGTALELSGGGGAARLELELRWRSARSAEWLEAMGWARHLALPAGASDGNLRLSWEGGAFAVTELAARFGATRATGGFVWRQAARPSLALGLDFDALETPLSTRQLLSALRDAAGDTDLQLRLGFGRLALGPDVWERLALDGAAEGGRLVLRRLAGRHLGLDLVLAGTLSSLGAGARVSEMTLEAEGPAGPLLGHLGIERPDLAAAPLRLRVAGAGPLDALVLRVESDLAEARLEAQATLDVPQERLQARLTLRHPGAVRLIGQMLASPPPDWIGEGSFSLIANLGWRPGAWSAESFELVAGEMRGRGQAALAWTEGRPALSGRLAMERLPLPDWHLLELGPMPALDLDLALTAERLAARGLPVLEGFAAQLRADAAGLRLEELRASLAGGVLAGGLRLEHATPPRLLVEGNFADVVLPGPLTGRPVDIAAGRLSGALRLEARGAVPPAWLQSLTGEASLALRDGVVQGFDASAAAAALGWSDMAAAEAALRAAFAGGATPIERGMLRLALQEGQATLSEVSLSAEAGLALSLSGGLDLPRDTLDLRLALPVPDGAPPPALHLSGPSMDPTRRPEIAAWLAWRADNRP; encoded by the coding sequence GTGAGGCGGGTCCTCCTTTTCGCCCTCCTGGCCGGCCTGCTCCTGCTGGCGGGCGGATCGGCCTATGTCCTGCCGCGCTGGCTCGATTGGGAGCGGCATCGCGATGCGCTGGCGGAGATCGCCTCAGAACGCCTTGGGCGCCCGGTGGTGCTGGAGGGGCGGGTGGGGCTTGTACTGCTGCCGCAGCCGCGTCTCGAAGCCTCGCGCATCGCCATCGGCCAGGCGGCGGATGAAATCCAGATGTCGGCCCGAGGCCTGCGTTTGCGGCTGGATCTCTGGGCCCTGCTGCTGGGCCGCATCGAAGTCCGCGAATTGGCGCTGGTGGGTGCGGAGATCAACCTGCCCTGGCCGCCCACCGCCTTGCCCGGCCTTGCCCCGCCACCCTGGTTGACCGCGCTGGATGCCCGGCTGGAGGAAAGCCGCATCCAGATCGGCGGCGCCGTGATCGAAGGCGTGAATGCCCGCCTCATGGCGGGCAGCCTGGGCGAGGCCTTGACCGCCGAGGGCAGCCTGGCCTGGCGCGGCCGCCCCATGCGGTTCCAGGCCGTGCTGGGCCGGGCCGGGGATGCCGGGGTGGCGCCGCTCGATGTGACGGCGACGGCCGCTGGCGCCACCTTGCGCGCGCGGGGCGTGCTGCTGACCGAGGGTGGCTTCGCGGGCCGGCTGGAAGCCTCGGGCCCCGATCTCGCGGCGCTGGTCCCGGCACCGGCCGGGGCCTTTCGCGCCACCGCCAACCTTGCCGCCGGGGCCGAGCTGATGGTGGCCAACCAGCTGGAGCTGACCCTGGGCAGCGATGCGGTGCGGGGCGGCGCGCTGCTCCGCCTGGTGCCCGAGCCGCGCTTCGAACTGACCCTGACGGCGCCCAGCCTCGATCTCGAACCATGGCTCGCCGCCATGCGCGGCGCCGGTGCCCAGGCGGTGCCGGTCGCGCTCGATCTCTCGGCCGAGGCCGCGCAATTCGGCCCCTTGCGGATGACCCAGCTCCGCGCGGCGGCCACCTTGCAGAATGAGCGGCTGACGCTGGCCCGCGTCAGTGCCGTGATGCCCGGCGGAACCGCGCTGGAGCTTTCGGGTGGCGGCGGTGCCGCGCGGCTGGAACTGGAACTGCGCTGGCGCTCAGCCCGCTCGGCGGAGTGGCTGGAGGCGATGGGCTGGGCGAGGCACCTCGCGCTGCCGGCTGGTGCTTCGGACGGCAATCTCCGTCTCTCCTGGGAGGGCGGCGCCTTTGCCGTGACGGAGCTGGCGGCGCGCTTCGGGGCAACACGCGCCACGGGCGGCTTCGTCTGGCGCCAGGCCGCCCGGCCGAGCCTCGCCCTCGGCCTCGATTTCGACGCGCTGGAGACGCCGCTGAGCACGCGGCAGCTTCTCAGCGCGCTGCGTGACGCCGCGGGTGACACGGATTTGCAGCTGCGCCTGGGCTTTGGTCGTCTCGCCCTCGGTCCCGATGTGTGGGAGCGGCTGGCCCTGGATGGCGCGGCCGAGGGCGGGCGGTTGGTGTTGCGGCGCCTGGCCGGGCGGCACCTGGGGCTGGACCTTGTGCTGGCGGGCACCTTGTCCAGCCTGGGCGCCGGCGCGCGGGTCAGTGAAATGACGCTGGAGGCGGAGGGCCCCGCCGGACCGCTGCTCGGGCATCTGGGCATCGAGCGCCCCGACCTTGCCGCCGCGCCGCTGCGCCTGCGCGTGGCAGGTGCCGGCCCGCTCGATGCGCTGGTGCTTCGCGTGGAGAGCGACCTCGCCGAGGCTCGGCTGGAAGCGCAGGCGACGCTCGATGTGCCGCAGGAGCGGTTGCAGGCGCGGCTGACACTGCGGCATCCCGGCGCGGTGCGGCTGATCGGCCAGATGCTGGCCAGCCCGCCACCGGACTGGATCGGCGAGGGTTCCTTCTCGCTCATTGCCAATCTCGGCTGGCGGCCTGGCGCCTGGAGCGCCGAGAGCTTCGAACTCGTCGCGGGCGAGATGCGCGGCCGGGGGCAAGCCGCCCTGGCCTGGACGGAAGGTCGCCCGGCCCTGAGCGGCCGCCTTGCGATGGAGCGCCTGCCGCTGCCCGATTGGCACCTGCTCGAGCTGGGCCCCATGCCAGCACTCGACCTGGATCTTGCGCTGACGGCCGAGCGCCTAGCCGCGCGCGGCCTGCCTGTGCTGGAGGGCTTCGCCGCGCAGTTGCGGGCGGATGCGGCCGGCCTGCGCCTGGAGGAACTCCGCGCGAGCCTGGCCGGCGGCGTGCTGGCGGGCGGGCTGCGGCTGGAGCACGCCACCCCGCCGCGCCTTCTCGTCGAGGGGAATTTTGCCGATGTGGTGCTGCCAGGGCCCTTGACTGGCCGGCCGGTGGACATCGCGGCGGGCCGGCTTTCGGGCGCGCTGCGGCTGGAAGCGCGCGGCGCCGTGCCGCCAGCCTGGCTGCAAAGCCTGACGGGCGAGGCGAGCCTCGCGCTGCGGGATGGCGTGGTGCAGGGCTTCGACGCCTCCGCCGCCGCGGCGGCCTTGGGCTGGTCTGACATGGCGGCGGCTGAGGCTGCGCTCCGGGCGGCCTTTGCGGGTGGGGCCACCCCGATCGAGCGCGGCATGCTTCGGCTGGCCCTCCAGGAAGGCCAGGCGACGCTGTCGGAGGTCAGTCTCAGTGCCGAGGCCGGGCTGGCCCTCAGCCTTTCAGGTGGGCTGGACCTGCCGCGGGATACGCTGGATCTGCGCCTCGCGCTTCCCGTGCCGGATGGCGCGCCGCCGCCGGCGCTGCATCTCAGCGGACCCAGCATGGACCCCACCCGCCGTCCCGAGATCGCGGCCTGGCTGGCCTGGCGAGCCGATAACCGACCATAG
- a CDS encoding M20 family metallopeptidase: MTKTADRGAALAIAAEMFDGGGLQARLAEFVAIPSTAQDPAFEAALHQYLDAAIRPWVERLGFSVTIHPNPLAGFGPILTAERIEDPARPTILLYGHGDTVRGMDEQWSEGLTPWTLTERDGKWYGRGTADNKGQHTINLMALEAVLEARGGKLGANVKLVLEMAEERGSKGLREFVAQNARLLAADALIASDGPRVMPGIPTIATGTRGTFHFDLVVKLREGGVHSGHWGGLTTDPAVVLAHAIGSMMDRQGKILVRDWLPRNGLPTEVRGVLAGCEVGGGGEAATIDPAWGEPGLSAAEKIYGWNSLIILAMTSGQPQAPVNAVAPDARAHCQIRYTVDTDPDTFAASLRQHLDAAGFQNIAIENAGVRMPASRTSPDHPWVRWARESIERSLGKSVQVIPNSSGGLPGDVFVDHLGVPLVWVPHSYNGCQQHGPDEHLLPAPAREGLLAFAGMWWDLGDKPA; encoded by the coding sequence ATGACGAAGACGGCGGATCGTGGTGCGGCCCTGGCCATCGCCGCGGAGATGTTCGACGGGGGCGGCCTGCAGGCCAGGCTCGCCGAATTCGTTGCCATCCCCTCCACCGCGCAGGACCCGGCCTTCGAGGCTGCGCTGCACCAGTATCTCGACGCCGCGATCCGCCCCTGGGTCGAGCGTCTGGGCTTCAGCGTCACCATCCATCCCAATCCGTTGGCTGGCTTCGGCCCCATCCTGACTGCCGAGCGCATCGAGGACCCCGCCCGCCCCACCATCCTCCTCTACGGCCATGGCGACACGGTGCGCGGCATGGATGAGCAATGGAGCGAGGGACTCACGCCCTGGACGCTCACCGAGCGGGACGGCAAGTGGTACGGGCGCGGCACGGCCGATAACAAGGGCCAGCACACCATCAACCTGATGGCGCTGGAGGCCGTGCTGGAAGCGCGCGGCGGGAAGCTCGGCGCCAATGTGAAGCTGGTGCTGGAAATGGCCGAGGAGCGCGGCAGCAAGGGCTTGCGCGAATTCGTGGCGCAGAATGCCAGGTTGCTGGCCGCCGATGCGCTGATTGCCAGTGACGGCCCGCGCGTGATGCCGGGCATCCCCACCATCGCCACAGGCACGCGTGGCACCTTTCATTTCGATCTCGTGGTGAAGCTGCGCGAGGGCGGGGTGCATTCCGGCCATTGGGGCGGCTTGACCACCGACCCCGCGGTGGTGCTGGCCCATGCCATCGGCAGCATGATGGACCGCCAGGGCAAGATCCTGGTGCGCGACTGGCTGCCCCGCAACGGCCTGCCGACCGAGGTGCGCGGCGTACTGGCCGGCTGCGAAGTGGGCGGCGGCGGCGAAGCCGCGACGATTGACCCGGCCTGGGGCGAGCCGGGGCTGAGTGCTGCCGAGAAAATCTATGGCTGGAACAGCCTGATCATCCTGGCCATGACCAGCGGCCAGCCGCAGGCGCCGGTGAACGCCGTGGCCCCGGATGCGCGGGCCCATTGCCAGATCCGCTACACCGTGGACACCGACCCAGATACCTTCGCCGCCAGCCTGCGCCAGCACCTGGATGCGGCGGGTTTCCAGAACATCGCCATCGAGAATGCGGGCGTGCGCATGCCCGCCTCCCGCACCTCACCCGACCACCCCTGGGTGCGCTGGGCGCGGGAGAGCATCGAGCGCTCTCTCGGCAAGTCGGTGCAGGTCATCCCCAACTCCTCCGGCGGGCTGCCGGGGGATGTGTTCGTGGACCATCTGGGCGTGCCGCTGGTCTGGGTGCCGCACAGCTACAATGGCTGCCAGCAGCATGGGCCGGATGAGCATTTGCTGCCCGCCCCGGCGCGTGAGGGCCTGCTGGCCTTCGCCGGCATGTGGTGGGATCTGGGCGACAAGCCCGCCTGA